From one Streptomyces chromofuscus genomic stretch:
- a CDS encoding L,D-transpeptidase — MTNSKRRRGLSVASALLGSVLVLSACSSGQEAAGSDGGTDTSQAKVDEAAAQKTSEAQIRITPKDGSTNASINNSATVTVSKGTLTEVTMTTADGTAVEGEISADKTSWKPSVQLERSTRYKVAVTAKDSKGLEAHENASFTTVSPDNSFIGTFTPDDGTTVGVGMPVSINFDKAITNKAEVQKSIDVTTSSGQEVVCHWFNANRLDCRPEEYWKEGSTVTLKLELDGVEGAEGVYGVQQKTVSFTIGRNQVSYVDAETKQMKVTQDGKVVKTIPISAGSPENKTYQGQMVISEKFKETRMNGATVGFTDDDGKGEYDIKDVPHAMRLSSSGTFIHGNYWGADSIFGSVNTSHGCVGLNDTKGADDPNTEGAWFYNNSIIGDVVVVQNTGDKTIAPDNGLNGWNMSWEQWKAGSAV, encoded by the coding sequence ATGACGAACAGTAAGCGGCGCAGGGGCCTTTCGGTCGCGTCCGCACTGCTCGGAAGTGTTCTGGTGCTCTCGGCGTGCTCCAGCGGTCAGGAGGCCGCCGGCAGCGACGGCGGCACCGACACCTCGCAGGCCAAGGTCGACGAGGCGGCGGCCCAGAAGACCTCCGAGGCCCAGATCCGGATCACGCCGAAGGACGGCTCGACCAACGCCTCCATCAACAACTCCGCCACCGTCACCGTGAGCAAGGGGACGCTCACCGAGGTGACCATGACGACGGCGGACGGGACGGCCGTCGAGGGCGAGATCTCGGCCGACAAGACCAGCTGGAAGCCCAGCGTGCAGCTGGAGCGCTCCACCCGCTACAAGGTCGCGGTGACGGCGAAGGACTCCAAGGGCCTGGAGGCCCACGAGAACGCGTCCTTCACCACGGTCTCCCCGGACAACAGCTTCATAGGCACCTTCACGCCGGACGACGGCACCACCGTCGGCGTCGGCATGCCGGTCTCGATCAACTTCGACAAGGCGATCACCAACAAGGCCGAGGTCCAGAAGAGCATCGACGTCACCACCAGCAGCGGCCAGGAGGTCGTCTGCCACTGGTTCAACGCCAACCGCTTGGACTGCCGCCCCGAGGAGTACTGGAAGGAAGGCTCCACCGTCACGCTGAAGCTGGAGCTCGACGGCGTCGAGGGCGCCGAGGGCGTCTACGGCGTCCAGCAGAAGACGGTCTCCTTCACCATCGGCCGCAACCAGGTCTCCTACGTCGACGCGGAGACCAAGCAGATGAAGGTCACGCAGGACGGCAAGGTCGTCAAGACCATCCCGATCTCCGCCGGCTCGCCCGAGAACAAGACGTACCAGGGCCAGATGGTGATCTCCGAGAAGTTCAAGGAGACCCGGATGAACGGCGCGACGGTCGGCTTCACCGACGACGACGGCAAGGGCGAGTACGACATCAAGGACGTCCCGCACGCCATGCGGCTGTCCAGCTCCGGCACCTTCATCCACGGCAACTACTGGGGCGCCGACTCCATCTTCGGCAGCGTCAACACCAGCCACGGCTGCGTCGGCCTGAACGACACCAAGGGCGCCGACGACCCGAACACCGAGGGCGCGTGGTTCTACAACAACTCGATCATCGGTGACGTCGTGGTCGTGCAGAACACCGGCGACAAGACCATCGCGCCGGACAACGGGCTGAACGGCTGGAACATGAGCTGGGAGCAGTGGAAGGCCGGTTCCGCCGTCTGA
- the hutH gene encoding histidine ammonia-lyase, translated as MHTVVVGTSGVTASDVLAVARAGARVELSGEAVAALTAAREIVDALAAKPDPVYGVSTGFGALATRHIGQELRTRLQRNIVRSHAAGMGPRVEREVVRALMFLRLKTVCSGHTGVRPEVAQTMADVLNAGITPVVHEYGSLGCSGDLAPLSHCALTLMGEGDAEGPDGVVRPAAELLAAHGIEPVELREKEGLALLNGTDGMLGMLLMALADLDTLYKSADVTAALSLEALLGTEKVLAPELHAIRPHPGQAASAANMLAVLKGSGLTGHHQDDAPRVQDAYSVRCAPQVAGAGRDTVAHARLVAERELASAVDNPVVLPDGRVESNGNFHGAPVAYVLDFLAIAVADLASIAERRTDRLLDKNRSHGLPPFLADDAGVDSGLMIAQYTQAALVSEMKRLAVPASADSIPSSAMQEDHVSMGWSAARKLRTAVDNLTRVVAIELYAATRAVELREGLTPAPATRAVIDAARAAGVAGPGPDRFLAPDLAAADAFVRDGRLLAAVETVTGPLL; from the coding sequence ATGCACACTGTGGTGGTGGGGACGTCCGGTGTCACCGCGTCCGACGTCCTCGCCGTGGCGCGCGCCGGCGCCCGCGTCGAGCTCTCCGGCGAGGCGGTGGCCGCCCTCACCGCGGCCCGCGAGATCGTGGACGCCCTGGCGGCCAAGCCCGACCCCGTCTACGGCGTCTCCACCGGCTTCGGCGCCCTCGCGACCCGGCACATCGGCCAGGAACTGCGCACCCGGCTCCAGCGCAACATCGTCCGCTCGCACGCCGCCGGCATGGGACCGAGGGTCGAGCGGGAGGTCGTGCGGGCGCTGATGTTCCTGCGGCTGAAGACCGTCTGCTCCGGGCACACCGGTGTGCGCCCCGAGGTCGCGCAGACCATGGCCGACGTGCTGAACGCCGGCATCACCCCGGTCGTGCACGAATACGGCTCCCTCGGCTGCTCCGGCGACCTCGCGCCGCTGTCCCACTGCGCCCTCACCCTGATGGGCGAAGGCGACGCCGAGGGACCGGACGGTGTCGTGCGCCCCGCCGCCGAACTGCTCGCCGCGCACGGCATCGAGCCCGTCGAGCTGCGCGAGAAGGAGGGCCTCGCCCTCCTCAACGGCACCGACGGCATGCTCGGCATGCTGCTCATGGCGCTCGCCGACCTCGACACCCTCTACAAGTCCGCCGACGTCACCGCGGCCCTGTCGCTGGAAGCCCTGCTCGGCACCGAGAAGGTCCTCGCCCCCGAGCTGCACGCCATCCGCCCGCACCCCGGCCAGGCCGCCAGCGCCGCGAACATGCTGGCCGTGCTGAAGGGTTCCGGGCTGACGGGCCATCACCAGGACGACGCGCCCCGTGTCCAGGACGCCTACTCCGTCCGCTGTGCCCCCCAGGTCGCCGGCGCCGGACGCGACACCGTCGCCCACGCCCGCCTGGTCGCCGAGCGCGAACTCGCCTCCGCCGTCGACAATCCCGTCGTCCTGCCCGACGGACGGGTGGAGTCCAACGGCAACTTCCACGGCGCCCCGGTCGCCTACGTGCTCGACTTCCTGGCGATCGCCGTCGCCGACCTCGCCTCCATCGCCGAGCGGCGCACCGACCGGCTGCTGGACAAGAACCGCAGCCACGGGCTGCCGCCGTTCCTCGCCGACGACGCCGGGGTGGACAGCGGGCTGATGATCGCCCAGTACACGCAGGCCGCCCTGGTGAGCGAGATGAAGCGGCTCGCCGTACCGGCGTCCGCGGACTCCATCCCGTCCTCCGCGATGCAGGAGGACCACGTGTCGATGGGCTGGTCGGCGGCGCGCAAGCTGCGCACGGCCGTCGACAACCTCACCCGGGTGGTCGCGATCGAGCTGTACGCCGCCACGCGCGCCGTCGAGCTGCGCGAGGGGCTGACCCCGGCCCCCGCCACACGGGCCGTCATCGACGCCGCACGGGCCGCCGGGGTGGCCGGACCCGGGCCGGATCGTTTCCTCGCCCCCGACCTGGCCGCGGCCGACGCGTTCGTGCGTGACGGGAGGCTGCTGGCCGCGGTGGAGACGGTCACCGGGCCGCTGCTCTGA